A segment of the Bombus huntii isolate Logan2020A chromosome 9, iyBomHunt1.1, whole genome shotgun sequence genome:
ATTTTCATCGGTTGAATTTTTGACCGGGTTACGGAAATATCCTGTTTCAATTAGACTCTGCCATCCACGAGCTTTAACCGCGGCGAGTAAAAATACTCGTTGCACTAAACTTATCCAATCGCCGATGGGTTGAAATGTAATTCCGTAGTAAAAATTAGAGGAACGTTTAAATTATCACGAACGTTTCTCTCGGAGATCAATCGAGTCGCTAATCACGGAATACGCCACCGGAAATAGTAGACCGGCGCGACACCGGAAGAGATTCGTGCGCTCGCAACGAACGGATCTCCTTGCAGATGATAAAAGAAACGCCGGTAACACCGATGCGAATTACTTTGAATCGACAAGGTGAATCTTTTACAGAATATGAATTCTCCAACGCTGCTTAGGACGCTCCGGCATATCTCGATATGTCGATTTTTTTCTACGAAACCGGCGTTCACGTGCGACAGATACAAAATGAAAAGAGGCCCGTACGCGAACATTTCCAATGATCACGTGGCATTCTTCAATGAGTTGCTCGGACGAAACAGGATGATTACGGATGCAGAAGAATGCGAAGGATACAACATAGATTACTCAAAGATCGTCAGAGGTAAGAGAAAACAGCGCTCCTCGTCGATCATTCGGACTGTGCTGTataaatttttacgaattttaaATCGAATTTACGTCTTCGTACGAAGTGGTAAGATATCTCTGTGTCGTAACGACGTTCCATGCATCGTAGCAAATAAGTTTTGCAGTGTCTTGCTTGCGAATCGACGAGTATAGTGCATCGAACAGAAAAACAACGTAAGCGCGGATAGATAATAGATTGCTTGGCGTTGAAACGAATTACTTACAGGAAAGAGCACACTCGTATTGAAACCAAAAACTACCGACGAAGTATCTGCCATATTAAAGTTTTGCAACGACAATCGGTTAGCCGTATGCCCCCAGAGCGGAAATACGGGCCTAGTAGGTGGTAGCGTGCCGGTCTTCGACGAGATTGTTATTTCTATGAAGCTTATGAATAAAATCATCGAGACGAACGAATTGGCAGGTTGgtaaaaattcgaaatgaTTCGAAACGATAATACTCCGGGGTACGAAATTGGAAAGTGGGAAAAGTCAGAGATTTCGGACAAAAAGGCAAGGTCACCGACGTTGCAACGGCCTTGTCTAAATGACAAACTTCGAGAAAGCGAAAGATTCTTTTATCTGGCGATTCTTCGCATTAGGGGTGCTGACCTGTGAAGCCGGTTGCGTGCTCGAAGATTTGGACAATCATTTAGCGACAGTAGGATTAATGATGCCGATTGATCTCGGTGCCAAGGGTAGTTGTCTGATCGGCGGCTGCGTGTCCACGAACGCAGGAGGTTTGAGGCTTCTTCGTTATGGTAATCTTCACGGAAACATTCTGGGTCTCGAAGCCGTGAGTTTCCAAGCTTCCAGAAACGAACCGCGACATTTTCTCGCGAGTGTTCCCCGTGTTCAGCCGTTTTATTTTAGGTGAAGGCGAACGGGGACGTGGTAGATTGTTTGAATACGCTGAAGAAGAACAACACTGGCTACCATTTGAAACATCTTTTTATAGGGTCGGAGGGAACCTTGGGAATTGTAACGAAAGTCGCCATTCAATGTCCACCGCTTCCTGCGGCCATCAATGTCGCGTTCTTAGGTATTACAGATTGTCGGAAGTGTCCTCTGTATTTCTACGTAAGAATTCATCGTCCATTGTAGGGCTAAACAGTTTCGACAAAGTGTTGAAAGCGTTTCGTCTGGCGAAAAAAGAATTGGGAGAGATTCTGTCGTCGTTCGAGATGATGGACAAGTTGTCGTTAGACGTTTCCATTGAGGCTTTTGGCCTAAAAAGTCCACTAACATCGAGAACCGACGGTCACGAATTTTACGTGTTGATGGAAACTTCGGGTAGCAACGCGAGTCACGATGAGGAGAAGCTCACCTCATTCGTAGAGAAAGCGCTTGCCGACGATATCATCGAAGACGGTACTCTGACTTCGGACCCCACCAAAGTCAAAGttagtaattatattttttatttgaaatttcttgaAACTATTCCTTCTTGCTTTCTTACTACGTTCTTACTTCAAACATCATTTTCGATTTGTAACGCGTGAATTTTTTCTCTTATATTCTTTAAACTTTTGGAActtttgataataattttgaCTTTACGCACTTACGGtggatttcttttttctctctctctctctttttttttttttttttttacaaaagaTTCATATCTTTGATAAgaactaaaaaatataatttttttttttaattagaatatatGGGCACTAAGGGAACGGATTAGCGAAGGAGTATTACGAGAAGGTTATGTCTTTAAATACGATATTTCTATACCCCTTCCGTCTTTCTATAAGGTGATAGAGGTACTTAGGGAACGATTACGCGATCCACGCATCATAAGAATCAGTGGATATGGACATCTAGGTATATGACTGAACAATTACctattaaacattttaattgGTTTATATACGAACGACTTGAAAATTTGTTCGAGCAGCTGAAGACTTTAATGTTAAATCatacttttatttgttttctatCTATTAGGTGATGGAAATATTCACGTCCAGATTTCAATATTGTCGTACGAATCTGACATAGCATCACAACTACAACCTTTCATTTTCGAATACGTGTCTGGTCTTCGTGGTAGCGTAAGTGCTGAACATGGAATAGGATTCACAAAGACAAAATATCTACATATGAGTAGAACCTCTTCTGAAATCAAACTTATGCATGAATTGAAACGGATGATGGATCCAAATGGAATACTTAATCCGTATAAAGTGTTATATCCATTAGAAATTTCCGTATAATAATAGGAtaagtaatattataaaatatacgataaGTAGGTATTTACATTTAGGAATAAATACAATgctattaaataaatgaaacatatcaaatgaaaaaaataatacatgaaaataatatctatccttatttattattgtatcttctccttgttataattatcatttttatatctGTTAAATGTTCTTATtcgtcttttatattttctgcGGTAAAAAAGTTATTGGAATTGTTTATTAGTTTAGTCCGAGGAACgtgattttattaaaaagtttttaaatttttcgcgCTTATGATTGGTGAATTCTATTATATCGGCCCACGGTAAAGGAACAGATTGTATCCTATTATACCGACTCTACAATTGTTTACTGCATTGAGTATTTGTAAGACTATAGAGAGATCGCTACCATCCAGTCAACATATTTATGAAACGATGTCTATCTTTGGATGAAATGCCAAACGCATAAATCAACGttcaatatatgtatgtacctATTCTACTTATATGAATCACTAGCTAATTTTTCAATTCCTTATTGCGTTCTCTCGAAATTGGCCTCTATGCTAAAATATCCTGGAACAAATTCATTCGTCATCGATTAAAATTgttcgttaaataatatttttagaatagCAAATATTACATCATCGTACATCGGTGCATCATTGATCTTAAATTTATCCCTGATGACTACTGAATGAGAGTTCGTAAAGATTACTATGGTTACTGAAATAGGAAATCtcaaaaatattgtaaacaaatacagaaataaattctttcgTGTAATCGAATGTTCTGGAAGAAATCATGATTTATACTCTAAGATAACTTTAACACATGCtcgttaaatataaaaataatcaaaatattttataatatttcagttgtcataaaaaataaaatattacaatatacttaaatacgttatacgcgTTATCTAACGTATTCAGAAGAtataatttgcataaaaagtaaaaatataagtaTGCATGGATtggaaaatatatagaaaacaTAATGTAAAACGATGTATTTTGAATTGCGtgaaaaaaatagagaataCTCGAACAAACGAGAAGCCGCTTAGTGCTAAGAATAAGCGTTGATTGGCTAGGATACGGTTGCTAGTAAATTCGAGTAGAAACTTGACGCAAGAAAATTCGAAACGGTTTGCGTCTGCGCATGCACAGTTCGAAAAATCTCGAAAAGCGCGCCACATCAAATATAAACCCCGGCCGGCAGTATTGCGCAGTCAGTTAAAAACTGCAACTTGAAGTGCAAGGTTCGTACAACGTTCCGAGCTACTAACGAACGACTTTATACAAAACGAACGATTATTTCTTCCTGTGAGTGGTTTATAAAATAAGGATATCCAACGAGAGGTATGTATTCTAACTTTGTTCAATCTCGTCAAAGTTTTCTAGTaattcaagtaatttttaGATCGTTTTATCATAAACttgttttccttattcttatttccattgtcttaaattgtatttataattcattatcTATCCTTacggaaaaaagaaaacggaagaaaataaaagtgaaTACCTTTAGAGAGAGAAAATGTAATTTGCAGGAATCAAACGTAACgttgatataacgtattatggaTATGTTTCGTGTATCTAAGAATAGATATTCTTGAAATGCGTAAAAACACGGTGCAATTCGATCGGTATTCCAGCAAGTATATACATACTTACTTTTGACGTGACATGCAATGCTTTATTTCTTGATAGAACAATACGAAGTATTTACGTTTGTATATGCTATTCTAACGTCGTCGTCGATGTTAATCTTTTTTATATCAACGTTACGTTTGATTCGAAATTCGTcgttattttcaatttccaaGTTTGTTTTGTActgaatatttttaaccttcataatcttctttttcaatgaaattgcTTCTGATGGCCACACGTTAGAAATTACGCATTTATCTTGTGCAGATCATTCGCATCGATATGGCACTGGTAACTAGAGATCTTTTCCGCAACTGGTGGAGGGATATGGATCGTTATCATCAAGAATTGGAAGAACACTTCAGACGTCTTAGCACCAGAGACGATTTTTGGAAACTACCACCAATGCCATCCTTCAAGGACTTCTTCCAGCCATGGAGGAACATGATAGAAGATTTGGAACATCAAGTTGGAGGTTCGACCACCGTTGAACGAGATGAAAACAAATATCAAGTGATTGTCGATGTACAGCAATTCGCACCAGAAGAAATCACTGTCAGAACAGACGACAAATCTATTACCATCGAGGGTAAACATGAAGAGAAAAAGGATCAACATGGTTACGTGTCAAGACATTTCGTGCGCCGATACGTGTTACCACAAGGATACGATATCGGCCACGTTAAACCGAGTTTGTCGTCCGATGGTATTCTCACCGTCACTGCTCCAAGACTCGCTCTACCAGCACCAGGAGAAAGAATCGTACCAATCGAACGAAGTAACGCGCTAGCAATTAAGgcgtaaataataaatgatattatcatttttcttttaatcgaCACTCGTGTAATACATAGAAATTCATCATGAAACTTCTTCTTTAAGCTTAAAAAAATCGCACATATTGAAACAGTATGTTAAAGacatttaaatgtaaaattcaAAGTACAGTATCACCCTAAATATATTCTTTATGTATgcaatgtatttatatttatttgtaatagGTTATGTATCTAACATCTGATTTATTGTCCTGGTAAGCTTGCATAAAAAATAGTAACTAAGGTTTTTCAACGTATTGACACGTTTTTCGTAACTTATAACTGTAAATAGTAAAAATGTCAATATATTGAAATGTATAGGAACCGCGGACATAGAATCTATGAATATGTATGAAATACTATGAAAAAAAGgatcaaaataaatatcatgaaTTGAATTTCTATATGACGGCATCGTTATACCGATGTTTAATTAGTAATTTAACCGCATTATTAcgcaatttaattaataatatctaTATTCTATATGATTCAATATTACGAAATTTAATTGTACAATGTCCTGCCAAAAATTTGTTATGGACATTATATTTGTAACTATAGTTTAATATACACTCGTGTACACTATTGTATCCTTAATAAAAGTTTTTTTTCAGTAAATAAAcgttaaatattgaaataagaaGATTCTTTATCATTAAtctataacaataatatattttaatactatattttaatagaacaaaaatatttacaaagcACACAGTGTATTGCGCAGTGTATTTATCACGACCTCTGTCAGTAAACAGATCTTTTTTGTAACTTTGATGacgttaaaaaattgtatcttcaaatttaaataatttaaataccGCGTAAtgtactttattatttatgtacTTTATAATAAGTTCAATTTTTACGAAGGACCTCGATTTTCTTCACTTTCTGAAAATGGTTGTTCATCTTGATCCTGAGGCGGCATTAACCCTTCTAAAATCGTCTCTTCCGGAGGAACCAAACCATGAATATGTCTAGTAGCATGTTCCTCTATGTGTGGAATATGTTCGTAAATCTCTTTTTCGACGTCCACTTTGTCTAGTTCAATTTGAATACGTCTTTTAAGTGGTCCTTCTATTGCATCCATTATCTGATACCTATAAAAAGATTATTCCTTTCTGAATAGCATTATG
Coding sequences within it:
- the LOC126869301 gene encoding D-2-hydroxyglutarate dehydrogenase, mitochondrial isoform X1: MNSPTLLRTLRHISICRFFSTKPAFTCDRYKMKRGPYANISNDHVAFFNELLGRNRMITDAEECEGYNIDYSKIVRGKSTLVLKPKTTDEVSAILKFCNDNRLAVCPQSGNTGLVGGSVPVFDEIVISMKLMNKIIETNELAGVLTCEAGCVLEDLDNHLATVGLMMPIDLGAKGSCLIGGCVSTNAGGLRLLRYGNLHGNILGLEAVKANGDVVDCLNTLKKNNTGYHLKHLFIGSEGTLGIVTKVAIQCPPLPAAINVAFLGLNSFDKVLKAFRLAKKELGEILSSFEMMDKLSLDVSIEAFGLKSPLTSRTDGHEFYVLMETSGSNASHDEEKLTSFVEKALADDIIEDGTLTSDPTKVKNIWALRERISEGVLREGYVFKYDISIPLPSFYKVIEVLRERLRDPRIIRISGYGHLGDGNIHVQISILSYESDIASQLQPFIFEYVSGLRGSVSAEHGIGFTKTKYLHMSRTSSEIKLMHELKRMMDPNGILNPYKVLYPLEISV
- the LOC126869301 gene encoding D-2-hydroxyglutarate dehydrogenase, mitochondrial isoform X2 → MNSPTLLRTLRHISICRFFSTKPAFTCDRYKMKRGPYANISNDHVAFFNELLGRNRMITDAEECEGYNIDYSKIVRGVLTCEAGCVLEDLDNHLATVGLMMPIDLGAKGSCLIGGCVSTNAGGLRLLRYGNLHGNILGLEAVKANGDVVDCLNTLKKNNTGYHLKHLFIGSEGTLGIVTKVAIQCPPLPAAINVAFLGLNSFDKVLKAFRLAKKELGEILSSFEMMDKLSLDVSIEAFGLKSPLTSRTDGHEFYVLMETSGSNASHDEEKLTSFVEKALADDIIEDGTLTSDPTKVKNIWALRERISEGVLREGYVFKYDISIPLPSFYKVIEVLRERLRDPRIIRISGYGHLGDGNIHVQISILSYESDIASQLQPFIFEYVSGLRGSVSAEHGIGFTKTKYLHMSRTSSEIKLMHELKRMMDPNGILNPYKVLYPLEISV
- the LOC126869312 gene encoding protein lethal(2)essential for life-like, translated to MALVTRDLFRNWWRDMDRYHQELEEHFRRLSTRDDFWKLPPMPSFKDFFQPWRNMIEDLEHQVGGSTTVERDENKYQVIVDVQQFAPEEITVRTDDKSITIEGKHEEKKDQHGYVSRHFVRRYVLPQGYDIGHVKPSLSSDGILTVTAPRLALPAPGERIVPIERSNALAIKA